From the genome of Legionella beliardensis:
AGAAGAAGATGATTTAAAACGTGATGCAGCCCTTACTTTATTAGGTGGCGAATTACGCCATTTAATTAATGATTTACTTAAAGGTTTAAATAAGGGTGAGCCATTAACTAAAAAAGAAGCCCAATTTGAAGCTGAGCTTGCCTAGTTCGCAAGGCATTGTTGCGTGGATAAATTAAAATGTAGCTCAGGCGCAGACCTAAAGAGCCGAAACCCGGGTTTCACTTTGTTTCACCCAGGCTACAAGGTCGTTTTAATCACTTAATTTATCCACGCAACAATGCCAGTTCGCAATGTCGCTTAACGATTGAGTCTAATTAAGGATAAACTTCTTACTTCATTGTCTTTAACAGCGACTTTAATCTTTGTGCTGATACCGGCGGTATTAATAAAAAGCTGATAACGACCAGCAGCCAAACCTGTAGTATAAAACTCACCTGCTTCAGTGATGGTTAATGGAATAGTAGGCTGTAACCACGGCTTATTTTGGTTAGCTATTAAAGCATCCTCAGGCATTAAAAGTATATTACCTTGCGTTAAACCATGCCAAGGTAATACTCTGCCGATTAGACCAGTTTGCTTATGATGTGGTAGAGGCTCAAGCACCACTGCCCTAATCGGTTGAATATTTTTAGTTAACTTAATAACCACGGGTTTATAACCTGCTAGCGTAAACGTAGCGCGATGGCCTGTAGGACGTCCCACAAAAAATCCATGAGAAGAAATTTTTACATCCATCTTATTAGTCTGAACCATCTCGGGAGATTCAGGTCCTTTAACAATAATCTGCCCATACACAATAGGAAATTGGTGAGCTAAAAATAAGTTATAAGCATATTTATCTAATGATTCTGCTGTTTCTAGATCAACATTATCAGCTACCCAGGTAATCCAATGTTTAAATTTACTAGCTATATTTAAGGGCACTGAAGGGACTGGCAGGTGTAACCAATCATTAGTTATATCTCGCAATACATAAGCTCGCGATAATTCCTCTTCTGATAAAGCAGGCTTAAGCTTATAGTCGGCCATTAAACGTTGAGCCTCCGCAGTCGCTTTCTTTATCTGTTTACTAGTGAGCCCTTCTTGGTATGGAGTTATTAATTTTTCTTTTTGCGGATAAGTAGGAGGCAATAAATTTATATAAACGAGCTGCCAAGCTAGGGCACATAGTTTATTTGGCTTTACTGTAGAACCAAAATGATAATTACGACTCACAGACCAAGCTTGATAAAGTAAGTAATCTTTACGTAATAATTGTCCATCTTCGTAAGTCATAGCCCATAAGGGCCACGACATACAATATATTAATAAACAGCCTATGCGCTTGTTAATAGTTTCCACCATTTACCATAACTAAACAGTCACCCCAGCAGGTAGAGCATGATAAGTCGCTTGATAAACTCGCAATGCATCCTCTGCTGCTTTTTCTAGACCTAAGGCCTTATTAGCACGGTAAAGCACAATCAGCGCTGGCTTTACACTGGTTGCTTGCGGGTAATTTTTTATGAGGTAGCTAGCACGTTCAGCAGCAGCAACGTATTTTTTTCGTTCAAAATAATAATTTGCTGCATTTAATTCACGCTGTGCAAACATATTGCGTAAGTAAATCATGCGTTGTAAGGCATTGTCTTTGTATTTGCTTTCGGGAAAACGCTGCACTAGAAGTGCAAAATCAGCATACGCTTGAGCTTGGGTGCCAGGATCACGCCATGACTCATCCATGGGCAAGAAATTAGTAAAGGTACCTCGATTCTGCTGGAAGTTAGCCAGTCCTTTCATGTAATAAGCGTAATCGACATTCTTTGCTCGTGGGTAGAGGTGAATAAATCGTTCTGCGGTTGCCGCAGCTGAGGGGTAATCTTCTTTCTGATAGTAAGCATAGATTAAATCTAATTGCGCTTTTTCAGCATACTCACTGAAAGGATACATTGATTCTAATGCTTCAAGCCGCTTTACTGCAGCACTGTATTCTTTTTTTGCCATCGCGTCTTGCGATTGATCAAAAATTTGTTTGGCTGTCATACCTTTATAAGGGCCATTATCATCACTCTCATTATTCCACCATGATGCACATGACGTGAGTAAGAAAATCATCATAGTTAAAGTTAGTGCTAGAATATGTTTCATAAAAATACCTGCCAACAGTTAAAAGACTTCTTTCAAAGAAGAGCCATTATACTCATCCTCTGGCAATTACAAAACTCTCTAAGCAAAACTCTAACTAACATTTAACTAATCATAAAAAAATAAAAATTTATCCTAAAAATAATTTGCATTGCGATGATGGTTGTTATAGTATTCGCGGTGGAGAGATGGCAGAGTGGTCGATTGCGGCGGTCTTGAAAACCGTTGAAGGGCAACCTTCCCAGGGTTCGAATCCCTGTCTCTCCGCCAGGATAAAATTCTCACTAAAATTCAGTGTTCCCTGTCAAACTAATAATTAATACCCATAAAATTAAACCTGCTGCCAATTTGCCTTTTCCCTGAATAATTTTTCTATATCAGAATCAGTTTTTGTAATTGAACGGCTTAACCTAAAAACATCGCGCGCTTGTTGATAATAAATACCTAAAGGCACGGGAAAATCAGGGTAATGAAGCTTAGCTAAACGTATGGCATTCATGAAATTAGCAGGTTGATGCGTGCAAAAATCGCTCACCTCGGAATTATGATCAATAATTTGCAGCCTATCTTCTTTAAGAGCGAGAGCCCATTGCTGATTTGCACCAAATACCAAGGGTTGCCCTTCCATAAGTGTCATCGTTTTATCAGCACGATTAGTTTTTACAGCAAAACTATCAAATGCACCGTGGTTGAAAATATTACAATCCTGATAAATTTCTACAAACGAGCACCCTTGGTGGGCATACGCTTGTTTTAAGATAGAAATTAAATGCTGTGGGTCTTTATCAACAGCACGCGCTACAAACGTAGCACCTGCCGCCAAAGCTAATAAAATTGGATTAATAGGCTCGCTATTAACACCTTGTGGCGAGGTTTTAGTCACTTGACCTTTTTGTGAAGTTGGCGAAAATTGGCCTTTTGTTAAGCCATAAACTTGGTTATTAAAAAGTAAAATATTGACATTAACATTTCTTCTTAAGCAGTGAATCAAATGATTACCACCAATGCTCAGCGCATCCCCATCGCCGGTAATAATCCAAACTGTTAAATCATCGCGCATCGCTTTTAATCCAGTAGCAACCGCCGGCGCACGCCCATGAATCGTATGAAAACCGTAAGTATTCATGTAATAAGGTAAACGTCCAGCACACCCAATGCCTGAAATAAAAACGTGCTGCTCGGGTGCTAAATCAAGCTCAGGTAATAATTTTTGCAAAGCAGCCAAAATCGCGTAGTCGCCACAACCCGGGCACCATCTTACCTCTGCAGCACTGGCAAAATCCTCACGCTTGTATTTGTTCATAATTAAGTTCCGTTTTTATGGCCTTAATCAACGTGCTTACT
Proteins encoded in this window:
- a CDS encoding 2-oxoacid:ferredoxin oxidoreductase subunit beta; this encodes MMNKYKREDFASAAEVRWCPGCGDYAILAALQKLLPELDLAPEQHVFISGIGCAGRLPYYMNTYGFHTIHGRAPAVATGLKAMRDDLTVWIITGDGDALSIGGNHLIHCLRRNVNVNILLFNNQVYGLTKGQFSPTSQKGQVTKTSPQGVNSEPINPILLALAAGATFVARAVDKDPQHLISILKQAYAHQGCSFVEIYQDCNIFNHGAFDSFAVKTNRADKTMTLMEGQPLVFGANQQWALALKEDRLQIIDHNSEVSDFCTHQPANFMNAIRLAKLHYPDFPVPLGIYYQQARDVFRLSRSITKTDSDIEKLFREKANWQQV
- a CDS encoding outer membrane protein assembly factor BamD: MKHILALTLTMMIFLLTSCASWWNNESDDNGPYKGMTAKQIFDQSQDAMAKKEYSAAVKRLEALESMYPFSEYAEKAQLDLIYAYYQKEDYPSAAATAERFIHLYPRAKNVDYAYYMKGLANFQQNRGTFTNFLPMDESWRDPGTQAQAYADFALLVQRFPESKYKDNALQRMIYLRNMFAQRELNAANYYFERKKYVAAAERASYLIKNYPQATSVKPALIVLYRANKALGLEKAAEDALRVYQATYHALPAGVTV